The sequence below is a genomic window from Nicotiana tomentosiformis chromosome 6, ASM39032v3, whole genome shotgun sequence.
tttttttattttttattttataaataaaactTATTCGTTCTATAGGTAAGTCtataaaattgattaaaaaaagtaaaaaaaaattataatattaaaaaaagtaaaagaaaaagaagataaaagttgataatttagagggtaaaataagtATTTGAcattcaaaagttttaaaaatctGGTTGAGTAACCTTCTGAGTCATATAGGCACAGTTAAATAATTTTTCATTTACATCGAAAGAAAAATAACTTTAGTGGAATAACCGTTTTGCGGAAAGTCAGAACCTGACGGGTGGACTTGGAACAGTATTGGCCACTATCTTAATTACCAGAGACAAATAGGACGGTTATAATTTTTTAGAGCATCTCAATTGTTGGATACGTAATAAGTTTACAAACTGATtaatcaaaaattcaaaatatgatgATGTAAATCAAGGAAAAGAATAATACaatcaaaaaaaatatttgaagataaaaaataaaataaaaaagcttCTTTGATcagtagatacagagaacattACTTCACAGTTAACATCTTAAAATAGTTAAATGAAAGATAAATGAACAATTGAATTCTAAGGCCATATGCCTTGCAGCTGCCCTTTTCCCTTAATTCCAAATTTTCCCCTTTACCTTTTCTTTTGTCCTTGAAATTCTTTACTGccaagagaaaaaaaaagattcTCTAATTGTTAAAATATTTTGATAATATAAACCATCTTCTTGAAGGATTGGAAGCTATAAATCGGGGAGACAGTCAAGCAAATGGCTTATATGATTCTGAGAGTCATCGCGATTCAATAATGGAGGATTAGTGAAAGAATGAGAAAGTGGCTCAATCAATGTGTCAAAATTCTTCCAATCATCATAAAATTGGCTATTATTAATCCCATTACTATGCTTCACTTCTTCGCAATCGTCTTCGTTGTTGGCTGTGTAATTCTGCTCACCAAGACTTTTATCTATTGTACACAAACTTGTTGAAATGGTAGGGCTATCAAGTTGTGGAAGTTCAGCTAGTTGATTCTCAAagtaattttggcttgaattaatgATCATATTTTGATGATCATGAGATGGATTAAATGTAAATTGGTGGAAATTTGTTGTTTGGTTGAATGCATTGTTGAGAGGTTGATGCATTGGACTTGGGATTTCTGATAGTGAAGAAGAAGGTCTATAAGTGGTGTTTGCTCCTCTAATATAATAAGCATTTTGCCATGCTAAATCTAAACATGGTTGCTTGTTTGGAGTTGGCTTCTTGAATGCCCTGCATACTACCCATCCTTCTTCCTGTAAAATCAAATCCTCATTGAGTAAAAGTTATTTTTTTCGTCAGGTCACCTAAAACATAAGTCCGAGTAATTATCATAATAAGTGCAATTATTAACCTGAAAAATTAGAATTATAACTTGCTATAACATG
It includes:
- the LOC104107568 gene encoding NAC domain-containing protein 30-like, coding for MEMDSCVPPGFRFHPTEEELVGYYLKRKINSLKIDLDVITDIDLYRIEPWDIEGRCKLGYEEQNEWYFFSHKDRKYPTGTRTNRATTAGFWKATGRDKAVLSKEKIIGMRKTLVFYKGRAPNGRKSDWIMHEYRLQSSEHAPPQEEGWVVCRAFKKPTPNKQPCLDLAWQNAYYIRGANTTYRPSSSLSEIPSPMHQPLNNAFNQTTNFHQFTFNPSHDHQNMIINSSQNYFENQLAELPQLDSPTISTSLCTIDKSLGEQNYTANNEDDCEEVKHSNGINNSQFYDDWKNFDTLIEPLSHSFTNPPLLNRDDSQNHISHLLDCLPDL